Proteins from one uncultured Desulfuromonas sp. genomic window:
- a CDS encoding RNA-binding S4 domain-containing protein, which produces MSLVFELEGHDYIELNNLLKVTGLCHSGGLAKRLIEDGEVRVDGQIETRKRCKIRAGQTVEFSGEQINVK; this is translated from the coding sequence ATGTCATTAGTGTTTGAGCTTGAAGGACATGATTACATTGAGCTGAACAACCTGCTGAAAGTCACGGGATTGTGCCATAGCGGCGGACTGGCAAAACGCCTGATCGAAGACGGTGAGGTACGCGTTGACGGTCAGATTGAAACGCGCAAACGGTGTAAAATTCGCGCTGGGCAAACGGTGGAGTTTTCCGGTGAACAGATTAACGTGAAATAG
- a CDS encoding Hsp70 family protein, which yields MTQPRYCIGIDLGTTNCVLSYVDRQQPQRGSQVLAINQWDSATTRIENPALPSFAYTPTTSERPQFSTTGDAVPEPISGWIAGIYARQQMAFSPGRVIHSAKSWLCHANIDRAAAILPWQSEEIAETDKCSPVQASALYLRWLKEIWQRRMADQEGSDFDAQDIVITVPASFDEVAQELTLKAAKHAGFPENLRLIEEPQAAFYFWLGRDKNLSELHDLLEQSQRSSLRILVCDIGGGTTDLSLFDVRTDKQARTGLALKRLAVSDHLLLGGDNIDLSLAHTLESRLVKPGKKLTGRQWNQLLAQARDLKERILGGEEQHSQVAADQTFTITLTGSGSGLFASTLSTRVKAEEIQRTILDGFFPQCPSHQRPECSQQMQKEWGLPYAEDSAISHHLAEFVDGQPVDAVLFNGGTVTPLLLRQRLHDLIRSWQPEQPPVVLHNESISMAVARGAARYGWILRQNEQESRIRGGHAHALYLEVVHGRKKKERSLVCILPKGLEAGQTVRIDATSFDLLVNQPARFQCWYASKRNQDRAGTVLDWNNREFHALPPLQTAIHLPPESPTPANNRLRVSLEASLNELGLLQLYCVEQQGDGRWRLDFNLRKGVDEQQESAPQTTEFSADPHCEQAVPYITAIFGKKKRADLPDIPAKQLIKSLEKQLGERDQWNSVTLRTLWIELAGGMTRKSRSLDHEVAWLYLAGFTLRPGYGVQHDESRMEELWRTWSLGMAFPKEKRSQSHWYLLWRRVTGGLNAARQQQVLDKILPVLRSSGDPMPEMVYLAAALERISPQIKVELIQRFSNCLLKEKIRHKAPYIWALSRLLSRTPLYAGADRIVHPREVMTLFDKVADKNWREEPWKGLSGLFAMAARCTDQRDIDLDNSERQLIVAKLRESKADKLAIDQVAHFVPLSDDDREVQFGEALPAGLILIGAP from the coding sequence ATGACTCAACCCCGTTACTGCATCGGCATTGACCTTGGTACCACCAACTGTGTGTTGTCTTACGTTGATCGTCAGCAACCACAACGCGGCTCACAAGTTCTCGCCATCAACCAGTGGGACAGTGCCACCACCCGCATCGAAAACCCGGCGCTGCCGTCGTTTGCTTACACTCCGACAACATCTGAGCGCCCCCAATTCAGCACGACCGGCGATGCGGTGCCCGAACCGATTAGCGGTTGGATCGCCGGGATCTATGCACGTCAGCAGATGGCTTTCAGCCCCGGCCGTGTCATCCATTCGGCTAAATCATGGTTATGCCATGCCAATATCGACCGCGCAGCAGCGATTCTCCCATGGCAATCAGAGGAGATTGCCGAAACGGACAAATGCTCTCCGGTGCAGGCCAGTGCCCTCTACTTGCGCTGGCTCAAGGAGATCTGGCAACGACGCATGGCCGATCAAGAGGGGAGCGATTTCGATGCGCAGGATATCGTCATCACGGTTCCGGCCTCCTTTGATGAAGTGGCCCAGGAGCTGACGCTGAAGGCGGCTAAGCATGCCGGATTTCCCGAGAACCTGCGCCTGATCGAAGAGCCGCAGGCGGCCTTTTATTTCTGGTTGGGGCGCGACAAAAACCTCAGTGAGCTTCACGACCTTCTCGAACAAAGCCAACGCAGCAGCCTGCGCATTCTGGTGTGTGACATCGGCGGTGGCACCACCGACCTGAGTCTGTTTGACGTGCGCACCGATAAGCAGGCACGCACCGGCTTGGCCCTGAAGCGACTCGCCGTCAGCGACCATCTGTTGCTGGGCGGTGACAACATCGACCTGAGCTTGGCGCACACGCTGGAATCTCGTCTGGTAAAGCCTGGGAAAAAGCTGACCGGGCGGCAATGGAATCAATTACTGGCTCAGGCTCGCGACCTCAAGGAGCGCATCCTCGGCGGTGAGGAACAGCACAGCCAGGTCGCCGCAGATCAGACATTTACGATAACACTGACCGGTTCCGGTTCCGGCCTGTTTGCGTCCACCCTGTCGACACGGGTAAAGGCCGAAGAGATTCAGCGCACCATTCTCGACGGGTTCTTCCCTCAATGCCCAAGCCATCAACGCCCAGAATGTTCGCAACAGATGCAAAAAGAATGGGGCCTGCCGTATGCCGAAGATTCGGCGATCTCCCATCATCTGGCCGAATTTGTCGATGGTCAACCCGTCGATGCCGTACTGTTCAACGGCGGCACCGTAACCCCCTTGCTGCTGCGTCAACGTCTTCACGACCTGATCCGCTCCTGGCAACCCGAGCAACCGCCGGTGGTGCTGCACAACGAATCGATCTCCATGGCCGTGGCCCGCGGCGCAGCGCGCTACGGCTGGATTCTGCGCCAGAATGAACAGGAAAGCCGCATTCGTGGTGGCCATGCCCATGCCCTGTATCTTGAAGTGGTTCATGGGCGCAAGAAAAAGGAACGGTCACTGGTGTGCATCCTGCCCAAAGGGCTCGAAGCAGGCCAGACAGTGCGCATCGACGCAACCTCCTTTGACCTGCTGGTCAACCAACCGGCCCGTTTTCAATGCTGGTATGCCTCAAAGCGCAACCAGGATCGGGCCGGCACGGTTCTCGACTGGAACAACCGTGAATTTCACGCCCTGCCGCCTTTGCAAACCGCCATTCATCTACCGCCGGAGTCGCCGACGCCAGCCAACAATCGATTGCGCGTCAGCCTGGAAGCCTCCCTCAATGAACTGGGCCTGCTGCAGCTCTATTGTGTCGAGCAACAGGGCGATGGCCGCTGGCGCCTCGATTTCAACCTGCGCAAAGGGGTGGACGAACAGCAGGAATCCGCGCCGCAAACCACAGAATTCAGCGCCGACCCGCACTGCGAGCAGGCCGTGCCGTACATCACTGCCATCTTCGGCAAAAAGAAACGAGCAGACCTGCCGGATATTCCGGCCAAGCAACTCATCAAATCTCTTGAAAAGCAACTCGGCGAGCGCGACCAGTGGAACAGTGTCACCCTGCGGACCCTGTGGATAGAGCTGGCCGGAGGCATGACCCGCAAATCGCGAAGCCTCGATCACGAAGTGGCCTGGCTGTATCTGGCCGGATTCACCCTGCGGCCGGGATACGGTGTTCAACACGATGAGTCGCGCATGGAGGAGTTGTGGCGGACATGGTCCCTCGGCATGGCCTTCCCCAAGGAAAAACGCAGCCAGAGCCACTGGTACCTGCTGTGGCGCCGTGTCACCGGTGGCCTCAACGCAGCCCGTCAACAACAGGTCCTCGATAAAATCCTGCCGGTCCTGCGATCCAGTGGTGACCCCATGCCGGAGATGGTTTATCTGGCCGCCGCCCTGGAACGGATCTCCCCGCAGATCAAGGTGGAGCTGATTCAACGCTTTTCCAACTGCCTGCTCAAAGAGAAGATTCGCCACAAAGCGCCCTATATTTGGGCGCTCAGCCGCCTGCTCAGCCGCACCCCGCTGTATGCGGGAGCGGACCGTATTGTCCACCCGCGTGAGGTGATGACCCTGTTCGACAAGGTGGCAGACAAAAACTGGCGTGAGGAGCCATGGAAAGGGCTGAGTGGGCTGTTTGCCATGGCGGCACGCTGTACTGACCAGCGTGACATCGACCTCGACAACAGCGAACGCCAGCTCATCGTTGCCAAACTGCGCGAATCAAAAGCGGATAAATTGGCCATTGATCAGGTTGCTCATTTTGTGCCGTTGAGCGATGATGATCGTGAGGTGCAGTTTGGGGAAGCGTTGCCCGCAGGGCTGATTCTGATTGGGGCGCCTTAG
- a CDS encoding helix-turn-helix domain-containing protein, with protein sequence MVKKYIVRLSDQERQHLEEIVKRLKGSSQKVRRANILLKANVDGAHWNDAKIAEALSCRTRTVENLRKRFVLEGFDSVLNRKKRETPPIAKKLDGKQEAEIIALRLGPAPSGFANWSLRLLAERVVELGIVESISHETLRRTLKRGA encoded by the coding sequence ATGGTCAAAAAATATATCGTTCGCCTGTCGGATCAAGAACGTCAACACTTAGAGGAAATCGTCAAGCGTCTAAAAGGGTCGTCACAGAAGGTACGGCGAGCCAACATTCTTCTTAAAGCGAATGTAGACGGAGCCCATTGGAACGATGCCAAAATCGCCGAAGCCCTGTCTTGCCGTACCCGCACAGTTGAAAATCTCAGAAAAAGATTTGTTCTGGAGGGCTTTGATTCAGTGCTGAATCGTAAAAAACGCGAAACACCGCCCATTGCAAAGAAACTTGACGGGAAACAGGAAGCTGAAATCATCGCGTTACGTTTGGGGCCGGCTCCCAGCGGCTTTGCCAACTGGTCGTTACGCCTTTTAGCTGAGCGCGTCGTGGAGCTTGGAATCGTTGAATCGATCAGCCATGAAACGTTACGCAGAACGTTAAAAAGGGGGGCATGA
- a CDS encoding diguanylate cyclase, whose protein sequence is MKLQFKFLVPVFLLFGVFFVLFFIADHRHSEKSMEQTLLSQARSLDRLIRATRLVYHGEFIANDFSVNQQTQVFLPSHTLRKISEKLTELSPDNSIRFRSITTAPVNKQAKATHPEKRALDFFSTHPQTEELFEPILKEDQLYYQYFSPTYFRAYCNTCHPNTTVKDGHLNGVLSITLSAEHLRIQTLQRHNMALMILLASLTLCGFGTMWLFRRLIHRKLDILRAISQDTGSGNDDATVDVSGNDELDNLILSMNQMSTAIAERETEILKAHEFSSTILNNISDAVSVIDCETAKIVAANQAFLDMHNVTYCEAIGHLCHEVTQCQSLDDDSVDSCPGTIAAQTKQPCRKERFCTTGDTINYFDVSASPINNANNKPVQVVRVARNITENKQQEAQIRKLAYHDALTGLPNRALFHDRLNQALLQCERESCCGAIAFLDLDLFKSINDAYGHAAGDMLLKVVARRLSGCVRESDTVARIGGDEFLLILRDLKDRDSAVILLEQLIESVCKPITLNNETIRTSASIGLCFYPQHGTAIDDLLKCADGAMYEAKRSGRNTYTICD, encoded by the coding sequence ATGAAACTTCAATTTAAATTCCTGGTTCCGGTTTTTCTACTGTTCGGCGTTTTTTTCGTGCTGTTTTTTATCGCGGATCACCGGCACAGCGAAAAATCCATGGAACAGACCCTCCTCAGCCAAGCCCGTTCACTGGACCGCCTCATCCGCGCAACCCGCCTTGTCTACCACGGTGAATTTATCGCCAACGATTTTTCCGTCAATCAACAGACTCAAGTTTTTCTGCCGTCGCACACCTTGCGAAAAATCTCAGAGAAACTGACAGAGCTTTCACCGGATAATTCCATCCGCTTTCGCAGCATTACCACGGCCCCGGTCAATAAACAGGCCAAGGCAACCCACCCGGAGAAACGGGCTCTGGATTTTTTCTCGACCCATCCGCAGACCGAGGAACTGTTTGAGCCGATCCTCAAAGAGGACCAGCTCTATTACCAATATTTCTCACCCACCTATTTCCGCGCCTACTGCAACACCTGCCATCCCAACACCACGGTGAAAGACGGTCATCTGAATGGCGTGTTAAGCATCACCCTGTCGGCCGAGCATTTACGCATACAGACGCTTCAGCGCCACAACATGGCTCTGATGATCCTGTTGGCCAGCCTGACGCTGTGTGGTTTCGGCACCATGTGGCTGTTTCGCCGTCTGATTCATCGCAAGCTCGACATACTGCGGGCCATCTCGCAGGACACCGGTTCGGGGAACGATGACGCGACCGTCGATGTCAGTGGCAATGACGAATTAGACAACCTGATTCTGTCCATGAATCAAATGTCGACGGCGATTGCCGAACGGGAAACCGAGATCCTCAAAGCCCATGAATTCTCCTCGACCATCCTCAATAACATCAGCGATGCCGTGTCTGTCATTGACTGTGAAACTGCAAAAATTGTTGCTGCCAACCAGGCGTTTCTCGACATGCACAATGTCACCTACTGTGAGGCGATCGGACACCTGTGTCATGAAGTCACACAATGTCAGAGCCTCGATGATGACTCCGTGGACAGTTGCCCCGGCACGATCGCCGCTCAGACCAAGCAACCCTGCCGTAAAGAGCGTTTCTGCACCACCGGTGACACCATCAATTATTTTGACGTGTCTGCGTCACCAATTAACAATGCCAACAACAAACCCGTTCAAGTGGTACGGGTTGCTCGCAATATCACTGAGAACAAGCAGCAGGAAGCGCAAATCCGCAAACTGGCTTACCATGATGCGCTAACCGGCTTGCCAAATCGCGCCCTGTTTCATGACCGCCTGAACCAGGCATTGCTCCAATGTGAACGGGAAAGCTGCTGCGGGGCCATCGCCTTTCTTGACTTGGATCTGTTTAAAAGCATCAATGACGCCTACGGTCATGCAGCCGGCGATATGCTGCTCAAAGTGGTTGCCAGGCGCTTAAGTGGTTGTGTCCGAGAATCGGACACGGTAGCCCGTATCGGCGGTGACGAATTTCTCCTTATCCTGCGCGACCTCAAAGACCGCGACAGTGCCGTCATCCTCCTCGAACAACTCATTGAGTCGGTTTGCAAGCCGATCACCCTGAACAACGAAACCATCCGTACTTCGGCCAGTATCGGGCTGTGTTTCTACCCGCAACACGGCACCGCCATCGACGACCTGCTCAAATGTGCTGACGGAGCCATGTATGAAGCCAAACGTTCCGGGCGTAATACGTACACCATTTGTGACTAA
- a CDS encoding IS630 family transposase → MTPRKIQYWVIPPHVDAEFTAAMEDVLDVYAQPYDEAYPVICMDEQPVQLTRETRTPIAATKEHPRRVDYEYERAGTACIFMFTEPLSGWRNVTARPHRTKVDWALEMEELLRTRYAKARKVIVVCDNLNTHTRGAFYEAFEPEKARELVKRVEFHYTPKHGSWLNIAENELSSMTRQCLSGRRIESIEMLRKETAAWASASNKKQRGVDWQFTIDNARNKLKSLYPKIKM, encoded by the coding sequence ATGACACCGCGTAAAATACAATACTGGGTCATCCCGCCACATGTTGATGCTGAGTTTACGGCCGCGATGGAGGATGTCCTCGATGTTTATGCCCAGCCCTACGATGAGGCCTACCCCGTCATCTGTATGGATGAACAGCCTGTTCAATTGACCCGGGAAACACGCACACCGATTGCCGCGACCAAAGAGCATCCGCGACGCGTGGATTATGAATATGAACGGGCCGGAACTGCCTGTATTTTCATGTTTACAGAGCCATTATCCGGTTGGCGTAACGTGACAGCTCGTCCGCATCGAACCAAAGTCGACTGGGCTTTGGAAATGGAAGAGCTGCTGCGAACGCGCTATGCCAAAGCCCGGAAGGTTATTGTGGTGTGTGATAACCTCAACACCCATACACGCGGAGCATTTTATGAAGCTTTTGAACCCGAAAAAGCCCGCGAACTGGTAAAACGCGTCGAGTTTCACTATACACCCAAACATGGCAGCTGGTTGAATATCGCGGAGAACGAACTGAGTTCAATGACTCGCCAGTGTCTGTCGGGACGCAGAATCGAAAGCATAGAGATGCTACGCAAAGAAACTGCGGCTTGGGCCAGCGCAAGCAACAAGAAACAACGCGGCGTTGACTGGCAGTTTACAATTGACAACGCTCGCAACAAATTGAAGTCGCTCTACCCGAAAATTAAGATGTGA
- a CDS encoding YciI family protein: MFIIELTYIRPLDEIDFFMKAHLDFLDSQYKQNRFIASGRKVPRTGGIILARADNRETIEQVVALDPFVKNQVARANIIEFNPTMTLAEFDNLQEPPCH, encoded by the coding sequence ATGTTCATTATTGAATTGACGTACATCCGCCCGCTCGATGAAATCGATTTTTTTATGAAGGCACATCTCGATTTTCTCGACAGCCAGTATAAGCAGAACCGCTTTATCGCTTCGGGACGCAAGGTGCCGCGCACCGGCGGCATCATCCTCGCCCGAGCCGACAACCGTGAAACGATTGAACAGGTTGTCGCCCTGGACCCGTTTGTCAAAAATCAGGTGGCACGCGCCAACATCATCGAATTTAACCCGACCATGACTCTGGCGGAGTTCGATAACCTCCAGGAGCCGCCATGTCATTAG
- a CDS encoding DUF5714 domain-containing protein, protein MSFDHSLWQRFEHRSCPIYLRDDQPAWFVPNRAGDALLQQLRTGSLDVDTPRVQRFLNRLPDAVVSPYPGRGTLLAADHLRELWLHITNRCNLSCRHCLFTSGPNSQDELATGEIVRRVDEASELGCRVFALTGGEPFVHPDFADIVRHILSTPSHHVAVLTNGMTLSRQLDGVDWDRSRFHLQISVDGLPERHDHLRGDGMFARLQQQLEWLRDNQFPFTLSMCVEQDNVADMAAVVDLAADCGAGNVHFMWYFVRGRGASTQVPSVETIHHHLNQAAARAHQRGISIDNLDALKTQIFAPSGTIHDGSGSGWESAAIGPDGQLYPSAALVGVDALRTPLSGSLQQAWKNSSVLDAIRHSSCRDWASPWRYLLGGGDIDHSYIHAQMFVGDDPYLPLYEQMALDLIVEAAGRLPERGEPGLRLKMGDMLESCGAHGKVALLHSNCLLSLTHEDSRSVVKDFYSEAVGDKNEDILNPVCYEPAMIDHIPPAYRFRGYGCGSPVLDAEIQGGETILDLGCGSGVECFLAARLTGHKGRVIGVDMLDPMLDLARKGAVGVAENLGYNNLDFRKGYLEQLPVASDSIDLILSNCVLNLSADKRLLFNEIFRVLKPGGRLVVADVVCEKEPDAAIRNDEVLRGECIAGALTQKDLVGLLNESGFEGVMCNKRVPYRRVQDHPFFSLTFSARKPEQDQALVRVMYPGPFPSIRLPDGRILVPGQIDEIPVHLARSAGAQLYQLDDDGHVTNITFTMSCNCAITPEIPDDAVDDVPVSRQQSGCMVCGAPLNYEVVFTRYQCSYCGRHFDASVCCEQGHYVCDACHSEDALAVIETMCRHSRETDMFKLFHQLRQHPAVPLHGPEYHALVPAVILTCYRNIGGKMGESLLEAGLSRGAQVIGGSCAYNGACGAAVGVGIAFSLILEANPLKGDQRQVVQNVVQQVLADLAEFKAARCCNRDCVVSLQKAAELSQQYLPLPLAAAEWLPCDQHVRNQECLGAECPLF, encoded by the coding sequence ATGAGTTTTGACCATTCTTTATGGCAGCGGTTTGAGCACCGCTCCTGCCCGATTTATCTTCGCGACGATCAACCGGCCTGGTTTGTTCCTAATCGGGCTGGTGACGCCTTGCTTCAGCAGTTACGGACGGGAAGTCTTGATGTCGACACGCCCCGCGTCCAGCGTTTTCTCAATCGCCTGCCGGATGCCGTGGTCAGCCCCTATCCGGGACGTGGCACCTTGCTCGCAGCCGATCATCTTCGCGAATTGTGGTTGCACATCACAAACCGCTGTAACTTGAGCTGTCGCCATTGTCTGTTTACTTCCGGACCCAACAGTCAGGACGAACTGGCAACAGGCGAGATTGTCCGTCGAGTGGATGAGGCGTCCGAGCTGGGTTGCCGGGTGTTTGCCCTGACCGGCGGTGAGCCGTTTGTTCATCCCGACTTTGCCGACATTGTCCGGCACATCCTCAGCACGCCCAGCCACCATGTTGCGGTGCTCACCAACGGCATGACCCTGAGCCGCCAGCTCGATGGTGTTGACTGGGATCGCAGCCGTTTTCATTTGCAGATCAGTGTCGATGGGTTGCCCGAGCGACACGATCATCTGCGCGGGGATGGCATGTTCGCCCGTCTCCAACAGCAACTCGAGTGGTTGCGTGATAATCAGTTTCCATTTACCTTATCGATGTGCGTTGAACAGGACAATGTTGCCGATATGGCGGCCGTGGTCGATCTGGCGGCGGATTGCGGCGCCGGCAATGTCCATTTCATGTGGTACTTTGTGCGTGGTCGCGGTGCATCAACCCAAGTGCCGTCCGTCGAGACCATTCATCATCATCTCAATCAGGCCGCGGCACGGGCACACCAGCGCGGTATCAGCATCGACAACCTTGATGCCCTGAAAACCCAGATCTTTGCCCCCTCCGGAACCATTCATGACGGCAGTGGCAGCGGTTGGGAATCTGCGGCGATTGGACCGGATGGCCAGCTCTATCCCTCAGCAGCGCTGGTTGGTGTTGACGCTCTCAGAACCCCCCTGAGCGGTTCTCTGCAACAGGCCTGGAAGAACAGCAGCGTGCTCGATGCGATTCGCCACAGCAGCTGTCGTGACTGGGCCTCGCCGTGGCGCTATCTGCTTGGAGGTGGCGATATTGACCACAGCTACATCCACGCACAGATGTTTGTCGGTGATGATCCCTATCTGCCGCTCTATGAGCAGATGGCCCTCGACCTGATTGTCGAGGCCGCCGGTCGGCTCCCCGAGCGCGGCGAGCCGGGGCTGCGTCTCAAAATGGGCGATATGCTGGAGAGCTGTGGTGCCCATGGCAAGGTAGCATTGCTCCATTCCAACTGCCTGCTGTCGCTCACCCACGAAGACAGTCGCAGTGTGGTCAAAGATTTCTACAGCGAAGCCGTTGGCGATAAAAACGAAGATATTCTCAATCCGGTGTGCTACGAACCGGCCATGATCGATCATATCCCGCCCGCCTATCGCTTCCGCGGTTACGGTTGCGGTAGCCCGGTGCTCGATGCCGAGATTCAGGGCGGGGAGACCATCCTTGACTTGGGTTGCGGTAGTGGCGTGGAGTGTTTTCTTGCCGCACGTCTTACCGGTCACAAAGGGCGGGTAATTGGCGTTGACATGCTTGATCCCATGCTCGACCTGGCCCGCAAAGGTGCGGTGGGTGTAGCTGAAAACCTCGGCTATAACAATCTCGACTTTCGCAAAGGGTACCTCGAACAACTGCCGGTGGCATCAGACAGCATTGACCTGATCCTATCCAACTGCGTTCTCAACCTGTCAGCGGATAAACGCTTGCTGTTCAACGAAATTTTCCGTGTGTTAAAGCCGGGAGGTCGTCTGGTGGTCGCTGATGTGGTGTGTGAAAAGGAACCCGATGCCGCTATTCGCAACGATGAAGTGTTGCGTGGTGAATGCATTGCCGGTGCCCTGACCCAGAAGGATCTGGTTGGCCTGCTCAATGAGAGTGGCTTTGAAGGGGTGATGTGTAACAAACGGGTGCCCTACCGCCGCGTCCAGGACCATCCGTTTTTCTCGCTGACTTTCAGCGCCCGCAAGCCCGAACAGGATCAGGCGTTGGTGCGGGTGATGTACCCCGGCCCGTTCCCCAGTATCCGGCTGCCCGATGGGCGGATTCTGGTGCCGGGACAGATCGATGAGATTCCTGTTCACTTGGCCCGTAGTGCCGGAGCTCAACTTTATCAGCTTGATGATGATGGTCATGTGACCAACATAACCTTTACCATGAGCTGCAATTGCGCCATCACTCCTGAAATTCCCGACGATGCCGTGGATGATGTGCCGGTGTCACGTCAGCAAAGCGGCTGCATGGTCTGTGGTGCGCCGCTCAACTATGAAGTGGTGTTCACGCGTTATCAATGCAGTTATTGTGGACGCCATTTTGACGCCTCGGTGTGTTGCGAGCAGGGGCATTATGTCTGCGATGCCTGCCACAGTGAAGATGCGTTGGCCGTCATCGAAACCATGTGCCGTCACAGCCGGGAAACCGACATGTTCAAACTATTTCATCAGTTACGTCAGCACCCGGCGGTTCCGCTCCATGGTCCGGAATACCATGCTCTGGTACCGGCGGTGATCCTGACCTGTTACCGCAATATTGGTGGCAAGATGGGAGAATCGCTGTTGGAGGCGGGGTTGAGTCGTGGAGCGCAGGTGATCGGCGGCAGTTGCGCGTACAACGGTGCCTGCGGTGCCGCTGTTGGCGTGGGGATTGCCTTTAGTCTGATCCTCGAAGCCAATCCGCTCAAAGGCGACCAACGTCAGGTGGTGCAAAACGTGGTACAACAGGTGCTGGCGGACCTTGCGGAATTCAAAGCGGCGCGCTGCTGCAACCGTGATTGCGTGGTGTCGTTGCAAAAAGCCGCTGAATTGTCACAGCAGTATCTGCCGTTACCGCTTGCCGCCGCTGAATGGTTGCCCTGTGATCAACATGTGCGCAATCAGGAGTGCCTCGGCGCTGAGTGTCCGTTGTTCTGA
- a CDS encoding SDR family oxidoreductase, protein MSAHVLITGGNKGIGLECSRLFLAAGYRVTVVARSTELVEDHPNLTLHPFDLCQIDQIPALITHLPDIDVLINNAGVMLSLPYDNYPADKAAMLMKLNIEAPVALIREVSRGMIQRGSGRIVNNASIAGQIGHPDIWYGISKAGLINATKSFAKQLGGQGIIINAVAPGPVETDMLEVIPEPRKKAIKAAVYSGRFATADEVARTLFWLGTDSPDYINGTCIDINNGAFPR, encoded by the coding sequence ATGTCCGCCCACGTCTTGATTACCGGAGGCAATAAAGGGATCGGTCTCGAATGCAGCCGCCTGTTTCTTGCCGCGGGCTACCGGGTCACAGTGGTCGCTCGCTCAACTGAACTCGTGGAGGATCATCCCAACCTGACCTTACACCCGTTTGATTTATGCCAGATCGACCAGATCCCGGCGCTAATCACGCACCTGCCGGATATCGACGTGCTGATCAACAATGCGGGAGTGATGTTGTCCCTGCCCTATGACAACTATCCGGCGGACAAAGCCGCCATGCTGATGAAATTGAACATTGAAGCGCCGGTAGCCTTGATCCGTGAAGTCAGCCGTGGCATGATCCAGCGCGGTAGCGGACGGATCGTCAACAATGCGTCAATCGCCGGCCAGATCGGCCATCCCGACATCTGGTACGGCATCAGCAAGGCCGGACTGATCAATGCCACCAAAAGTTTCGCCAAGCAACTTGGCGGTCAGGGCATTATCATCAATGCGGTTGCTCCCGGCCCGGTGGAAACCGACATGCTGGAGGTGATCCCCGAACCACGTAAAAAGGCGATCAAGGCAGCTGTGTACAGCGGACGTTTCGCCACAGCCGACGAAGTGGCCCGCACCTTGTTCTGGCTGGGAACCGACAGCCCGGACTACATCAACGGTACCTGCATCGACATTAACAACGGTGCCTTTCCCCGCTGA
- a CDS encoding exopolyphosphatase: MRLLTRSDFDGIACAALLKELGVIDHMEYAHPKDLQDGKIAVTKDDVLANVPYVAGCGLWFDHHSSERERLALEGQYEGRSEQAPSAARVIYDYYQDPCLDKFDEMLEYVDRVDSAELTEEEILNPAGWVLLGFICDPRTGLGYHKSFTISNLQLMKNLMEALRTQGIDEIMANPDIQERVKLYFENDARCKEFLKTHTQVDGPVAITDARGLSDLPPGNRFLVYSMFPETNISIRLIDGRGKEFVAISVGYSILNRTSMVDVGSLMLKYGGGGHRAVGTCQVPYADADQVLKELVAAIKAQD, from the coding sequence ATGCGTCTATTGACTCGATCCGATTTTGACGGGATCGCCTGTGCCGCTCTGCTCAAAGAGCTCGGGGTGATTGATCATATGGAGTACGCTCACCCCAAAGATCTGCAGGATGGCAAAATTGCGGTGACCAAGGATGATGTTTTAGCCAATGTGCCTTATGTGGCGGGCTGTGGATTATGGTTTGACCACCATTCCAGTGAACGGGAACGGCTGGCTCTTGAGGGACAATACGAAGGGCGCAGTGAACAGGCGCCCAGTGCTGCCCGGGTAATTTACGATTATTATCAAGACCCTTGTTTGGACAAATTTGACGAGATGCTCGAATATGTTGATCGGGTCGATTCGGCGGAGCTGACGGAAGAGGAGATCCTTAACCCTGCCGGCTGGGTGTTGCTTGGTTTTATCTGTGATCCACGCACCGGTCTGGGCTACCACAAAAGCTTTACCATCAGTAACCTGCAGTTGATGAAAAATCTGATGGAGGCGTTACGTACTCAGGGGATTGACGAGATCATGGCCAATCCCGATATTCAGGAGCGGGTCAAACTCTATTTTGAAAATGATGCCCGCTGCAAAGAATTCCTTAAAACCCATACCCAGGTTGATGGTCCGGTGGCAATCACCGATGCGCGTGGTTTGAGCGATCTGCCGCCGGGGAATCGGTTTCTTGTGTATTCCATGTTTCCCGAAACAAATATCTCCATCCGGCTGATTGACGGACGCGGTAAGGAGTTTGTCGCGATCTCTGTTGGCTACAGCATTCTCAATCGTACGTCCATGGTCGATGTCGGTTCTCTGATGCTAAAATACGGCGGTGGTGGCCATCGAGCCGTTGGCACCTGCCAGGTGCCCTATGCTGATGCGGATCAGGTTCTCAAGGAGTTGGTGGCGGCGATCAAAGCGCAAGACTGA